In Eulemur rufifrons isolate Redbay chromosome 2, OSU_ERuf_1, whole genome shotgun sequence, the sequence TGCAGTGTGGAGTCAGGACCCAGGCAGCGaagcccacctgcccccaggcccgACGTCAGACCCAGGGGCGTCCAGGGGTCACCACGACAGGTCTTTATTGGCCTCCGAGGCCTTGGTCCAGCCTGGCTGGGGGCACCACACAGAAACCCCAAGTCCgttttctccagaaaaacaggAAGTCCTCGCTGTCGGGGGGCGGGGATGCTGTGCCCACCGGGCACTCCGGCCTGTCCGAGCTAGAActtcttgttcttgctcagccGGTTGTGGCGCCAGATGTTTTGCTTCCGCAACAGCCGCCAGTATTCCCGGGTCTCGGGGTCCAGCTCCTCCAGCTTCTTGGGGGGCCCCAGGTTCATCTCGAACAGCCTGTTGGGTGCAGACAGGAATCAGAGCTGCACAGCGATCCCCCGGGGCTCCCTGGGCACctggggcagcagggctgggtccCAGTCCGGCTCAGAGGCTGCGTGATCTCAGGGCCATCGCTCCCCTTCTCCGGGCAGTGTCCTGGCACTGGAACAAGGAGCCACCATCCCAGTGGCACTGGTATCTCATCTGAGGTGGGCAGGCACCAAGCCTTGTCCTGCCTCCCAGCCACTGTCCACACTGTGCCATGTGCCTGCCCACTCCTCTGCCTTCCCAAGCCTTCCCCAGCTTCAGAGGGTCAGCACACGCCAAAAGTTCCTGCACCCTGCTCTTGGggtcggcgggggccggggggagTGCAAAATCCTCCGGGCAGCCCACGAGGCCATGCACGAcctgccccatcccctcctccgtCTGCTGCAGCCACACAGGCCTCTAACACGCCAGGCgcatcctgccccagggccttcgCATGGGCTGTGCCCGCTCTTTGAAGCCCCTTCCAGCCACTGCATCTCCTCCCCAGGGAAGCCCCCAAACTGAAACCTCAGACTTGACCAGCCAAGCTGCACCACCCTGTCACTCACTCTCCTGCTCCGCTTCCGAGGATTGTCACCACCCTATCTGCCTGATTACCCATTCACTGTCTGCCTCCCCAGCTAGCTCTAGGACGGTGTGAATCTTTGCCTGTTTTGCGCCCTTTTGTATCCCCAAAGCCTAGAACAGGCCCTGGCATACagtcagcactcaataaatgtttgtgaaaggaaaacaaaggcaTCGTTTTAGGCACTTCAATGAATTCTGATCTCATGAATTCCCCACAACCCTCTGAGGGAGGGAAGGTCCCCATCACCCTCACTGACGGATGCGACAACTGAGGCAGAGTGGTGACACTCTGTGCCCTGAAGCCAGTACCAGGTGGGTGTCACCCCCTGGAGTGGTGATCTGCGCCGCTTAGGTGTCCTCAGCCTTCcgctggggcagaggaggggacaaCGCTTGGTCCAGGACGACGCAGCCCAGGCCACTCACCACTCTGGGTACTCAGTGTCTGGCTTCAGGGCCACGTCCTGGCCTTCCTTGTAGATGTTGACGCCCATGGCGTACGTGGTGAGCCGGACGGGGTCTGTGCACACGTCCGGGTCCTTCAGGGCCTCGCTGGCCACGCCACCTTTGCCTCCTTTGCTCCCCTTCATGACTGGGGGGAAGCGGGAGAGAGTCGTTTCAGCCCGGCTCCACCCTGGGAAAGccacccttccctccccacctgccccggaCCCTGGCCAGACTCTTGGCCGCAGCTTTAAATAACACCGATGCTCAGACTGAACatgccttgtttttattttatttttttgactagCCACTATAATAACGAGTATCCCTTTTGGATTATATTTTGGTTGCATCTGTTTATGTCATGGAGAAAGTCTACGATGGGGCGTCTTTAACAGTTGCCAATTTCCTCCTTTCGACAAAAGAGATCCAGCAAAACTTTAATCGCCTCGTTTTGGTCTTGCTTGAGTGGTTAAGACTTAGCTGGGCCCCTAGGACTCTGAATTTCTCGAGATGACTTGCCCACAGTCGCCCAGTGATTTGGAAGCATAAACTGCTTTGGAACCCAAGTTCATGatctgcccctgcccacccctacCAACCCACGCCTGCGCAGTGAAACGCATTTGCTCTAAGGAACACGCCTTCGTCATTGGCCGCGCGGCGCCTGCGCACTGGATCCAATAGCTCCTTAGCGTAACCCCCACACTACGCCTGCGCAAAGAGCCGCTGTGCGCTTGCTCATGAGTACTAGACACCACGTCCCCAAACAGCGCCTGCGCACTACCAAGCCCCGTGTGCCCACCGTCCCCCTCTTGGTTTCTCTTAACCCAGCTCACCTGGTTTCTTGGCATAATCCCGGATCAAGAGTCTCCCAGGACCGGCGGGATCTAGAAGCGCCCGGGCCCCGCAACTGGCCCATGTCCGGGTAGCCCCGAAGAGGCGCCTGGCCGCCATGACGTATTCCCTGCTGCTTGCGCGTGCACGTTTCCGGGAGACGTCAGCGGCCCAGGGGTGCTTGGGAGTTGTAGGCCCCGGAGATTTCTGGGAAATATAGTCTTCACGGTAGGCATCTATTTACCGTGATTTCTTCAGACTTTTGTAGACATATCAGTTGCTATGTGAGGGGCCGTTCAAAGGCTATTTCGTTGCCTTCTTGCCCTTCTTCATTTACGTAACGCTTACTTAAATTATTACACTTTTTATGTTTCTGATTCTATCCACTGTGCAATTCTTGCAAGCCTAAAAGAAAAACTCACAATTATTAGACTCCTACTATATTCCGGCCCTGTTGGTAAATCCCTAACCTGGCTGAtccatttagtcctcacaactgGGGGGAGGTACTATCTTATCCCCAGGTAACAAGTGAGGGAAcggaggctcagggaggtaaaGATTCCGGGCGGATCCCAAATCCTCCAGCACGCGCTACGGTCTCCCCACAGTGAGCCAAACCGGAAGTCCGTCTTCAACAGGGTCCCCACGCTGCTTCCGGTGGCCCAAAGTCCAGCAGAGATCGCTTCTCCCTGTGTAATATTTCCAGCCCCACTTCTTCCCATCTGCCATCCCTTAGAATCATGACCACAGCCATAGGAAGCAGGCAGTGATTATTAACCCTGTTTCGCAGTAGAGGAAACAGGCCCAGGGGCCAACTCGAACTCACACACTGCGTGCAGAGAGGAGCGGGATTCGAACCCTTAGGTCGGCTACACTgcatgggggcgggggggggtagGCCGGAAGAACTACGTTTCCCAGCAGGCTTCGCGAGGCCGCGCATGCTCAGTCGGACGGGGCGCTGGGCGGATAGACTAGCCGGCGACCCGGTCAGGAATCCGCGAGCTGCGGCTGCAGGTAGCGCGACCCGGCTATGCTGGGGCTGTTCCGGGGGCGCGGGGTCCTGGGGGCCGCGCGGGGCTGAGGCGGCCTAGGTGTGGGACGTAAGTGCCCCAGTCGGGCAGGGCGGGGTCTGGGGCTGGCGCCTGAGGTCGGGGGTCCGCGTgcgggctggggtcggggttcaGGCTTGGTCTGAAGTCGGGGTCTGAGTCTGCGTCGATTTTAGCAAGACTTTGAGGATTAAGAGACTGGGGTCTGCTTCGTGGCGTCTTGGACCTGTCAAGTCTGGGGTCCTCGGTCTCAAGTCTTGGGTTGGGGTCCTGAGTTATTAGGTTTGGGGGTCACGGGACTGGGGTCTTGACTCTGGGGGCTCAGGGACTTGCCTCTGAAGGGTCTGTAGGATCAGGGTGTGAGCAGGTCTGTGTCTCCAGCCTGAGTTCCACGTCGCAGGGGTGGAGGACTTGGAATAACCAGGGCTGGAATGAACAGAGTCCACGAATTGGGAGAGAGGTATGGGGTGACagatgcttcagtttcctcatctgcaaagtggggatcCTAACTTCCTTGCAGGGTACACTGGGGATTAAATTACGTGTTCTCTAACAGCAGTGCCCAGGTAGAGCCTGCCACCAGGTCGGCACCCAGGAAGCCTCAACTTTGGATCTCTGTCTTTAGCCACAGGCGAAGATGCCAGCCTGAGCCTGGGGGTCCAGCCATGGAATTCCTGACAACGCCTCGGTCCCCTTCAGGGCCTCCAGCCATGGATTTGGAGGAGCCCAGGGACGTTCTTGTGCCCTCCGAGGACCTCAGCCCTGACAGCCCGTGGGACCCGGTGCCGGGAGGCCCCAGCAGCCTGAGTCAGATGGGACTTGATGGGTCTGGCATTCAGGACTTGGTGCAACAGTTTGAAGCTCTGCCAGGTGATCTGATGGGCCTGTCCCCAGGCGGATCCCCCTGTCCCCTACACATTGCCACCGGCCACGGCCTGGCCCCCCCGGACATTGCCGACGCTCTTGGGCTCTTGTCTGCCGAGGTTGGCCGG encodes:
- the MRPL54 gene encoding large ribosomal subunit protein mL54; translation: MAARRLFGATRTWASCGARALLDPAGPGRLLIRDYAKKPVMKGSKGGKGGVASEALKDPDVCTDPVRLTTYAMGVNIYKEGQDVALKPDTEYPEWLFEMNLGPPKKLEELDPETREYWRLLRKQNIWRHNRLSKNKKF